A window from Malassezia japonica chromosome 1, complete sequence encodes these proteins:
- the sap49 gene encoding Spliceosome-associated protein 49 (EggNog:ENOG503NWYN; COG:A): MSREIERNQDATCYVGNLDDRVTDELMWELMYQAGHVVHVNMPKDRVSQLHQGFAFAEFHTETDAQYACLILNGIKLFGKPIRVNMAAADTKEPMDIGANLFIGNLDSSVDERTLYDTFNTFGTILGTPKIMRDPATGESKNYGFVSFDSFEASDAAIEALNNQYLANRPMTVDYAEKKDARHGEKHGTAAERLVAAQARKNQILGTLHEANGSYATPTPAWSSEVFAAPPGPGASPAP, translated from the exons ATGTCTCGTGAGATTGAGCGGAACCAGGACGCGACATGCTACGTCGGCAACTTGGATGACCGCGTCACTGACGAGCTGATGTGGGAGCTGATGTACCAGGCCGGCCATGTCGTCCATGTGAATATGCCCAAAGACCGCGTGTCGCAGCTGCACCAGGGCTTTGCCTTTGCCGAATTCCATACCGAGACCGACGCACAGTACGCGTGTCTTATTCTGAATGGAATCAAGCTCTTTGGCAAGCCAATTCGTGTGAATATGGCGGCCGCCGATACCAAAGAGCCGATGGACATCGGTGCGAACCTTTTCATCGGCAACCTCGACTCGAGCGTTGACGAACGCACCCTGTATGATACCTTTAATACCTTTGGCACGATCCTCGGCACTCCCAAG ATCATGCGCGACCCTGCGACGGGCGAATCAAAGAACTATGGATTTGTGTCGTTCGACTCGTTTGAGGCGTCCGACGCTGCGATCGAAGCCCTGAACAACCAGTACCTTGCCAACCGTCCGATGACAGTCGACTATGCCGAAAAGAAggacgcgcgccacggcgagAAGCacggcaccgccgccgagcgcctcgtggcggcgcaagcgcgcaAGAACCAAATCCTTGGTACACTGCACGAAGCCAACGGCTCCTATGCCACCCCGACGCCTGCATGGAGCTCCGAGGTGTTTGCTGCCCCCCCCGGccccggcgcgtcgcctgccCCGTAG
- a CDS encoding uncharacterized protein (COG:S; EggNog:ENOG503NWWT; SECRETED:SignalP(1-27); TransMembrane:7 (n10-21c27/28o210-231i243-262o274-293i305-322o328-349i400-422o428-446i)) yields the protein MTGRVLVLRVLVLSALALAVLPGLVLGSVGDQSPKFQRCVASCKTDTCRNHKPLPFTDDTIVPSDPLPWYLVLTGWTCETNCEYHCTHRITNEARKRVQDLREQMYDRLNSEQAELRRQHDRWRNQLAQQEAGQSLDPACDGDAYSDADGECVPLMLKPPAPLLSESEVRRQTEERIHAELYFMHPVEKQTVQFFGKWAQLRVLGMQEPFSVLFSLMNLGVQLYAYRYILLDLLPGTFPLKSTYLRHAVIASVAWGASAIFHTRDLWWTERFDYFMAAAVLLSGFFFTLCRVIHAKQGSVLYHRLMVGCIGAWVLHVLYLLSHRRLDYSYNMTACLTVGVLHNLLWLLAAFAPRTVHSFAVLLGGDAQVGAVSGNSKHDEHDHGHARNWRTISPSQQQQLVLLVLVMFCAPGLELFDFPPILRLIDAHALWHLSTVPISLYWYYWLAQDARDCVVTHNWKLDQHAHVTDVDDLLARSHHSKVPDSASHLPLTVEPAAGASEGSSASPATPVPLDEAWGRAQSLLEQWSAWGLDALRALRAMLITQS from the coding sequence ATGACAGGCCGCGTCCTCGTACTCCGCGTCCTTGTCCTGAGCGCTCTGGCACTGGCGGTGCTGCCGGGTCTGGTCCTGGGCTCTGTCGGCGACCAGTCGCCCAAGTTCCAGCGGTGCGTCGCGTCATGCAAGACGGATACATGCCGGAATCATAAGCCACTTCCCTTTACGGACGACACAATTGTGCCGTCTGACCCTCTGCCGTGGTACCTGGTCCTGACCGGCTGGACGTGCGAGACGAACTGCGAGTATCACTGCACGCATCGCATCAcgaacgaggcgcgcaagcgcgtaCAGGACCTACGGGAGCAGATGTACGACCGCCTGAACAGCGAGCAGGCTGAGCTGCGCAGACAGCACGACCGCTGGCGCAATCAGCTCGCACAGCAGGAAGCGGGCCAGAGCCTGGACCCTGcgtgcgacggcgacgcatATTCCGACGCGGACGGCGAGTGTGTCCCCCTCATGCTCaagccgcctgcgcccctGCTGTCCGAGAGCGAAGTGCGACGGCAGaccgaggagcgcatccacgccgagctctaCTTTATGCACCCCGTCGAGAAGCAGACGGTGCAGTTCTTTGGCAAGTGGGCGCAGCTACGTGTGCTCGGCATGCAGGAGCCCTTTTCTGTGCTCTTTTCGCTCATGAacctcggcgtgcagctcTATGCGTACAGGTACATTCTGCTCGACCTCCTGCCAGGGACCTTTCCGCTGAAATCGACCTACCTGCGCCATGCGGTGATTGCTAGTGTCGCGTGGGGCGCGAGTGCCATTTTCCATACTCGCGATCTGTGGTGGACGGAGCGCTTTGACTACTTTATGGCTGCAGCCGTGCTCCTGTCGGGCTTCTTTTTCACGCTGTGCCGTGTCATACACGCGAAACAAGGCAGCGTACTCTACCACCGCTTGATGGTCGGGTGCATCGGCGCGTGGGTGCTGCATGTGCTGTACCTCCTCTcgcaccggcgcctggACTACTCGTACAACATGACTGCGTGCCTCacggtcggcgtgctgcacaACCTCTTGTGGCTCCTTGCGGCgtttgcgccgcgcaccgtgcACTCCTTTGCCGTGCTCCTCggaggcgacgcgcaggtGGGTGCAGTGTCGGGTAACAGCAagcacgacgagcacgaccACGGCCACGCCCGGAACTGGCGGACCATTTCGCCgtcgcagcagcagcagctcgtcctgctcgtccTGGTGATGTTTTGCGCGcccggcctcgagctcttcGACTTTCCGCCAATTTTGCGCCTGATtgacgcgcacgcgctgtGGCACCTCAGCACGGTCCCGATCTCTTTGTACTGGTACTACTGGCTGGCGCAGGATGCGCGCGACTGCGTCGTGACCCACAACTGGAagctcgaccagcacgCGCACGTCACCGACGTGGACGACCTCCTCGCGCGGTCACACCACAGCAAGGTGCCGGACAGCGCGTCACACCTGCCGCTCACGGTCGAACCGGCTGCAGGTGCCTCGGAAGGATCCTCCGCCTCGCCAGCGACTCCTGtcccgctcgacgaggctTGGGGACGTGCACAGAGCCTGCTGGAGCAGTGGAGTGCGTGGGGCCTGGATGCTCTGCGTGCCTTGCGTGCGATGCTCATTACGCAATCGTGA
- the HCR1 gene encoding Translation initiation factor 3 subunit J component (COG:J; EggNog:ENOG503NWVD) — MSDWENDEEVQPVARAVGRRRFEDEDKEEEPDDWDAEEEEKPKPAPKPAPKPVVKPGKAKKNLGKGAEVNRRGVAGEETGLEDWDGPVDEAERRRREREAEMKSDLDNAAALLGDASLSEPKDDAKPSVPVPSSGLAGAQPSTKAEWEKYADEVYESFIKPKAGRAGFDKNFFPHFLALLTTNGLRDVDMRKGSTKLRELAENKVKADQELKRTGGNAKRPVTNKPKQVGTSSAKNTVDLEAYGGEALDDDDFM, encoded by the exons ATGAGCGACTGGG AAAACGACGAAGAGGTGCAGCCTGTGGCCCGTGCTgtgggccgccgccgctttgaagacgaggacaaggaggaggagccg GATGACTGGGATGCGGAGGAGGAAGAAAAGCCTAAGCCGGCCCCCAAGCCTGCGCCGAAGCCTGTCGTGAAGCCCGGCAAGGCGAAGAAGAACCTCGGCAAGGGCGCCGAGGTCAATCGCCGTGGTGTCGCTGGCGAGGAGACTGGTCTCGAGGACTGGGACGGACCcgtggacgaggccgagcgccgccgtcgcgagcgcgaggccgagatgAAGTCGGACCTTGATaatgccgccgcgctcctcggcgacgcgagcCTTTCGGAGCCGAAGGATGATGCGAAGCCCTCGGTGCCCgtgccgtcgagcggcctcgccggcgcgcagccCTCGACCAAGGCCGAATGGGAAAAATACGCCGACGAGGTGTACGAGAGCTTTATCAAGCCCAAGGCCGGCCGTGCGGGCTTTGACAAAAACTTCTTCCCTCActtccttgcgctgctcaccACGAACGGTCTGCGTGATGTGGACATGCGCAAGGGCTCGaccaagctgcgcgagctcgccgaaAACAAGGTCAAGGCCGACCAGGAGCTGaagcgcaccggcggcaACGCCAAGCGTCCGGTCACGAACAAGCCCAAGCAGGTGGGCACGTCGAGTGCCAAGAACAC GGTCGACTTGGAGGCGTACGGCGGcgaagcgctcgacgacgacgactttATGTAG
- the ISM1 gene encoding isoleucine--tRNA ligase (BUSCO:EOG092609JB; COG:J; EggNog:ENOG503NWDK) produces MRTLCTSARLLASAKKGGAEHTYRDTLCLPQTAFSLRARASEREPKFRHATTTGLYRWQREHLGEGEREFVLHDGPPYANGSLHMGHALNKILKDFIIRYQILQGRRVHYMPGWDCHGLPIELKAVAEAKQHGIQEMTSTQIREAARKVAYREMAGQRDAFQEFAIMADWSDDCTYRTMDFSYEVTQLELFARMVGQGLIEQHFRPVYWSPSSHTALAEAEIEYDERHRSRSAYLAFGLQPTDALRAKLGTDAPVSLAVWTTTPWSLLGNMALAVSPEARYSVVRTPQNQHLIVASELRETLHDIPLGLAVKGERARLGDTEEITSFDGTDLVGSTYTFGLMAPNETREILAAPFVTTTSGTGIVHMAPAHGQEDYDLWRDSGRLAKQGLVSPVDDHGRFVPEQGLGTTPALQQGIALLEGQEALYGGNQAILALLHEHGMLLGEQPYRHSYPIDWRTKQPLLVRATAQWFADLSHVGPAAQAALEPVQFVPATGRNRLQSLVGRRSEWCISRQRAWGVPLPVVYNAATGDALLSEENVEHILAVFREHGTMDVWWTLPPETFVAPAYQTPGTQWMVKKDTLDVWFDSGSSWAVLQNALGATQCSSEPCADVYLEGTDQHRGWFQSSLLTRKSACGDGAAAPYAHLLTHGFVVDDAGRKMSKSLGNVVVPSTFLHGDQSKGVAALGTDVLRWWAAKTDYTRDIPISPLIMKHASDEVRKLRNTARFLLANLGGVAPGVALPAERTLLDRYVLHELYVLDEACRAAYAKFDFAKVTRRLNEFVTTTLSALYLDVAKDPLYAGGATRPAILAVMDRILYTTTCILAPLLPHLAEDIHWYRAEHADDPKEGDAIPSFFQQAWAPADAAWHDAPLAERMQTVLQLRSDVYVLLTKCKEEQLLKSAPECAVDLVVSPETAAVLHEHNGTSLD; encoded by the exons ATGCGCACGCTGTGCACGTCTGCGCGCCTCTTGGCATCGGCCAAGAAAGGAGGGGCGGAGCATACGTACCGCGACACGCTATGCCTGCCGCAGACAGCATTTAgcttgcgcgcacgcgcgagcgaACGCGAGCCCAAATTTCGGCACGCGACGACCACCGGCCTGTACCGCTggcagcgcgagcacctcggcgagggaGAGCGTGAGTTTGTCTTGCACGATGGGCCGCCGTATGCAAACGGCAGCCTGCACATgg GCCACGCACTGAACAAGATTCTCAAAGACTTTATTATCCGGTACCAAATCCTCCAAGGGCGCCGCGTACATTACATGCCGGGCTGGGACTGCCACGGCCTCCCGATAGAGCTCAAGGCAgtggccgaggccaagcagCACGGAATTCAAGAAATGACCTCGACGCAAATCCGCGAGGCCGCACGCAAGGTCGCCTACCGAGAAATGGCcggccagcgcgacgcgttccAGGAGTTTGCCATCATGGCCGACTGGTCAGACGATTGCACCTACCGCACCATGGACTTTTCGTACGAAGTTAcacagctcgagctgttTGCACGCATGGTCGGCCAGGGGCTGATTGAGCAGCACTTTCGTCCGGTGTACTGGTCGCCCTCGTCACAcacggcgctggccgaggcggaaaTTGAGTACGATGAGCGCCaccgctcgcgcagcgcctaTCTGGCATTTGGGCTGCAGCCTAcagatgcgctgcgcgccaagcTGGGGACGGATGCGCCAGTTTCCCTTGCGGTGTGGACCACGACGCCGTGGTCGCTCCTCGGAAATATGGCGCTGGCTGTGTCTCCAGAGGCGCGCTACTCGGTGGTGCGCACTCCCCAAAACCAGCACCTGATTGTCGccagcgagctgcgcgaaaCGCTGCACGACATTCCGCTGGGCCTCGCCGTGAaaggcgagcgcgcacgcctcggcgacacGGAAGAAATCACGTCCTTTGACGGCACAGACCTCGTCGGGTCCACGTACACGTTTGGCCTAATGGCCCCGAACGAGACGCGCGAAAttctcgccgcgccgttTGTGACAACGACGTCGGGTACGGGTATCGTGCACATGGCccctgcgcacggccagGAAGACTATGATCTTTGGCGCGACTCGGGACGCCTAGCAAAGCAAGGCCTGGTGTCGCCTGTCGACGACCACGGCCGTTTTGTCCCGGAGCAAGGCCTCGGCACGACACctgcgctgcagcaagGCATTGCTCTACTCGAGGGCCAGGAAGCGCTGTATGGCGGCAACCAGGCCATtcttgcgctcctgcacGAGCACGGTATGTTGCTTGGTGAGCAGCCGTACCGGCACAGCTACCCCATCGACTGGCGCACCAAGCAGCCGCTCCTGGTCcgtgcgacggcgcagtgGTTTGCCGACCTGTCGCATGTCGGTCCTGCTgcccaggcggcgctcgagcccgTGCAGTTTGTGCCGGCGACCGGCCGCAACCGCCTGCAGAGCCttgtcggccgccgctcggAGTGGTGCATTTcgcggcagcgtgcgtggGGCGTACCGCTTCCCGTGGTGTACAATGCCGCgacgggcgacgcgctccttAGCGAGGAGAACGTGGAGCATATTCTTGCTGTCTTTCGTGAGCACGGCACGATGGACGTGTGGTGGACGCTGCCGCCCGAGACGTTTGTCGCACCCGCCTACCAAACGCCCGGCACGCAGTGGATGGTCAAGAAGGATACGTTGGACGTGTGGTTCGACAGCGGATCCTCGTGGGCCGTCCTGCAAAATgcactcggcgcgacgcagtGCTCGTCCGAACCGTGTGCCGACGTCTATCTAGAAGGCACGGACCAGCACCGCGGCTGGTTCCAGTCCTCGCTCTTGACGCGCAAATCCGCGTGCGGCGATGGGGCCGCGGCACCGTACGCCCACCTGCTCACGCACGGCTTTGTCGTCGACGATGCGGGCCGCAAAATGTCCAAGTCGCTCGGCAACGTCGtggtgccgagcaccttTTTGCACGGCGACCAGTCGAAaggcgtcgctgcgcttggtaccgacgtgctgcgctgGTGGGCGGCCAAGACGGACTATACGCGCGACATTCCCATCAGCCCCCTGATCATGAAGcacgcgagcgacgaggtgcgcaagctgcgcaacaCGGCGCGTTTCCTGCTTGCGAACCTTGGCGGCGTTGCGCCTGGCGTTGCGCTTCCTGCGGAGCGTACGCTGCTAGACCGGTACGTGCTGCATGAGCTGTAcgtgctggacgaggcATGCCGTGCGGCGTATGCCAAGTTTGACTTTGCCAAGGtcacgcgccgcctgaaCGAGTTTGTCACTACCACGCTTTCGGCCCTGTACTTGGACGTGGCCAAAGATCCGCTGTatgccggcggcgcgacgcgccctgCGATCCTTGCAGTGATGGACCGCATTCTGTATACCACGACCTGCATCCTTGCCCCCCTTCTCCCCCACCTCGCTGAGGACATTCACTGGtaccgtgccgagcacgcagACGACCCCAAGGAAGGCGACGCGATCCCCTCCTTCTTCCAGCAGGCCTGGGCTccggccgacgccgcaTGGCatgatgcgccgctcgccgagcgcatgcagacggtgctgcagctgcgctcAGACGTCTATGTGCTGCTGACCAAGTGCAAAGAGGAGCAGCTCTTAAAGTCTGCGCCGGAATGTGCTGTGGACCTCGTCGTGTCCCCTGAGACGGCAGCGGTGCTCCACGAACACAacggtacgtcgctcgactga
- the ABD1 gene encoding mRNA (guanine-N(7))-methyltransferase (EggNog:ENOG503NTXE; BUSCO:EOG09262QTY; COG:A): protein MPGYDPVRDTQKAPASHMSDSLSEASMADTTDKSSSPDTPKMGKNAIRKAKIKAAIEAEEEAKRVAALPVQVPEGAESLPYKPSYRETPADSVLVPITEEEIAQIKARSLNPLRQTAPEPPQPSEAVVRKRSETNSPSTGAVAEHYNKRRDVGRDARESSPIIPLKRFNNWIKSALIAMYAKSAAGAKNQARVLDMGCGKGGDLQKWARQHPSMLVMIDIAEISVQQAKERYESGHFRWPAEFFTFDCFQKRLEDVVPLPLLEPMFDTVSLQFCMHYGWDTEEHARTMLANVARYLRVGGTFIGTTLDAETLMGRLDALPDPDALSFGNENYRIEFEERLEPGQKPFGNKYRFWLEDAVDDVPEYVVDWAMFESIAGEYGLQLQYKARFDQVLADGYANSNLRALLERMRVIDPQLAATGVVTPDMPSPMWDVCTLYLGFAFEKVAT from the coding sequence ATGCCGGGCTACGACCCCGTGCGTGATACCCAAAAAGCGCCGGCTTCTCACATGTCGGATTCGCTTTCTGAGGCGAGTATGGCGGATACAACGGACAAATCTTCGTCGCCCGACACACCAAAGATGGGCAAGAATGCCATCCGCAAGGCCAAGATCAAGGCGGCGATCGAGGCCGAAGAAGAAGccaagcgcgtcgcggcgctgcccgtCCAGGTGCCCGAAGGGGCCGAGTCGCTTCCGTACAAGCCCTCGTATCGTGAAACACCCGCTGACAGCGTTTTAGTGCCGATCACGGAGGAGGAGATTGCGCAGATCAAGGCACGGTCGCTGAATCCCCTTCGCCAGACCGCTCCCGAGCCGCCGCAAccgagcgaggcggtggtgcgcaagcgcagcgAGACGAACTCGCCGTCCACGGGCGCCGTTGCGGAGCACTACAACAAGCGCCGTGACGTCGGGCGCGATGCACGCGAGTCGTCCCCTATTATCCCGCTGAAGCGCTTCAACAACTGGATCAAGTCGGCGTTGATTGCAATGTATGCCAAGTCCGCCGCGGGCGCCAAGAATCaggcgcgcgtgctggATATGGGCTGTGGCAAAGGTGGCGACTTGCAAAAATGGGCTCGGCAGCACCCTTCGATGCTGGTTATGATTGATATTGCCGAAATTTCTGTGCAGCAGGCGAAGGAGCGCTACGAGAGCGGCCACTTCCGCTGGCCCGCCGAGTTCTTTACATTCGACTGCTTCCAGAAGCGGCTCGAGGACGTCGTCccgctgccgctgctcgagccgaTGTTTGATACCGTCTCTCTGCAGTTCTGCATGCACTACGGCTGGGACACGGAGGAGCACGCACGGACGATGCTGGCGAACGTCGCACGCTACCTCCGCGTGGGGGGCACGTTCATCGGTAccacgctcgacgccgaaACGCTCATGGGTCGTCTGGACGCACTGCCCGACCCGGATGCCTTGTCGTTCGGCAACGAAAACTACCGCATTGAATTTgaagagcgcctcgagccggGCCAGAAGCCGTTCGGGAACAAGTACCGCTTTTGGCTGGAAgacgcggtcgacgacgtgccCGAGTACGTCGTGGACTGGGCCATGTTTGAATCCATCGCAGGTGAGTATGGCCTCCAGCTCCAGTACAAGGCGCGCTTTGACCAGGTACTCGCGGATGGCTATGCCAACTCGAacctgcgcgcgctccttgaACGCATGCGTGTCATCGATCCTCAGCTCGCCGCCACGGGCGTCGTAACGCCGGATATGCCGTCGCCCATGTGGGACGTTTGTACGTTGTACCTTGGTTTTGCGTTTGAAAAGGTAGCTACGTAG
- the MAK10 gene encoding N-alpha-acetyltransferase, non-catalitic subunit (EggNog:ENOG503NZJK; COG:S; TransMembrane:1 (o370-388i)): MNALEVMDPNMDGGMSYPLHLVDEKDREGTSKPFDVQDALSADELCFLLDRLLACELAWMEGAALGQTLYTCIYYHEYVVAGVSASDHWSHAALSLFLLATAKCCALQWHELMRQHVYDGEDFNGDLGSVALPDGVETNLILTQLDAMHRRIALEAPQDASSIGARLAFQRAWLACLASLCKDVPDGVYAGVQLESCLKQWKLLKPGTETLPHSSIAPLGEPHLCDAPPGALGYFDVTLSRTYSSHIPMRPLALPSAEQVWQRWDTIMRTDMRFVLRVVSSDQVMQWLTLLSHAALAFQTHQVVPFARSLVQTCMSDGRTSASGTRDLEHVALCAIESLSGVAMQDVLVRLEWFQQREPTSTIATRTLRFVQTFSGLLVQLLSALAMNRSRQKRMLAKAYSAWADLADDAAQLGGDIERALTAPRFPASILRLSVHFFALFQQMHILGAGFDLELYAPPERGAMYFCLAQTLEEQREVCMSLLTTLSPTPSYARPLQRWASLAHAQSKLAHAYTMLYLGAYGERALRSDSDAAYAEAAFARRIKWLRRPAWSPPASLRVLHRSEDPHSIAAVWAEWIEFARIYLAETPTEHVARIRSLLAACARRVHAAQERRTLDVWTHLCPHECVAADQGLATLCADLDALVAIRGFRR, encoded by the exons ATGAACGCCCTCGAGGTGATGGACCCCAACATGGACGGTGGCATGTCCTATCCCCTGCACCTTGTTGACGAAAAAGATCGCGAGGGGACTAGTAAGCCATTTGATGTACAAGATGCGCTGAGCGCAGACGAGCTGTGCTTTttgctcgaccgcctcctTGCGTGCGAGCTTGCATGGATGGaaggcgcagcgctcggACAGACTCTGTATACGTGCATCTACTACCATGAATACGTCGTGGCCGGCGTGAGCGCGTCGGACCACTGGTCGCATGCCGCACTCTCCCTGTTCCTGCTTGCGACCGCCAAGTGCTGTGCGCTTCAGTGGCACGAGCTTATGCGGCAGCACGTCTACGACGGCGAAGACTTTAATGGCGACCTGGGCAGCGTAGCGCTCCCGGATGGCGTGGAAACCAACCTAATCTtgacgcagctcgatgcAATGCaccgccgcatcgcgctcgaggcgccgcaggacgCTTCGTCAAtaggcgcgcgcctcgcgttCCAACGCGCCTGGCTGGCGTGCCTCGCATCGCTGTGCAAAGACGTGCCGGACGGCGTGTACGCCGGAGTCCAGCTCGAGTCGTGCTTGAAGCAGTGGAAGCTCCTCAAGCCCGGCACAGAGACGCTTCCGCACTCGTCCAttgcgccgctgggcgAGCCGCACCTgtgcgatgcgccgcctggcgccCTGGGCTACTTTGACGTGACGCTGAGCCGCACGTACTCGTCGCACATTCCCATGCGCCCGCTCGCTTTGCCGAGTGCCGAGCAGGTGTGGCAGCGCTGGGACACGATCATGCGCACCGACATGCGCTTCGTACTGCGCGTCGTCTCGAGCGACCAGGTGATGCAGTGGCTTACGTTGCTgtcgcacgccgcgctcgcatTCCAGACGCACCAGGTCGTGCCTTTTGCACGCTCGCTCGTACAGACGTGCATGAGCGACgggcgcacgtcggcaagcggcacacgcgacctggagcacgtcgcgctgtGCGCCATCGAGAGCCTGAGCGGCGTGGCGATGCAGGATGtcctcgtgcgcctcgagtggttccagcagcgcgagccgacgtcgaccatTGCGACACGCACGCTGCGATTTGTGCAGACCTTTTCGGGGCTGCTGGTACAGCTCCTCTCTGCCTTGGCCATGAACCGGTCGCGGCAGAAGCGCATGCTCGCCAAGGCGTACAGCGCGTGGGCCGACCTTGCGGACGATGCAGCGCAGCTCGGAGGGGACATTGAACGCGCACTCACCGCCCCCCGCTTTCCTGCATCGATCCTGCGGCTGTCGGTGCACTTTTTTGCGCTCTTTCAGCAGATGCAcatcctcggcgcgggcttCGATCTCGAGCTGTATGCCccgcccgagcgcggcgcgatgTACTTTTGCCTCGCACAGACGCTggaggagcagcgcgaggtgtGTATGTCACTTCTCACGACACTCTCTCCTACGCCGTCGTACGCACGCCCCTTGCAGCGCTGGGCGTCCCTAGCACATGCACAGTCAAAGCTCGCCCACGCCTATACCATGCTCTACCTCGGGGCGTACGGCGAgcgggcgctgcgcagcgacagCGATGCCGCCtatgccgaggcggcctTTGCACGCCGCATCAAGTGGCTGCGCCGGCCTGCGTGGtcgccgcccgcgtcgctgcgtgtgTTGCACCGCAGCGAGGATCCCCACTCGATTGCGGCGGTGTGGGCCGAGTGGATCGAATTTGCACGCATCTACCTTGCCGAGACGCCcaccgagcacgtcgctcgcatCCGTTCGCTCCTTGCGgcatgcgcacgcagggtgcacgccgcgcaggagcggcgcacgctggaCGTATGGACGCACCTGTGCCCCCACGagtgcgtcgcggccgaccaaggcctcgcgacgctctgTGCGGATCTCGATGC CCTTGTGGCCATCCGTGGTTTCCGCAGGTGA
- a CDS encoding uncharacterized protein (SECRETED:SignalP(1-24); BUSCO:EOG09262O0R; EggNog:ENOG503NWH3; TransMembrane:11 (n5-16c24/25o63-83i90-109o121-139i151-171o177-195i224-242o254-274i281-302o314-339i351-373o385-406i); COG:S), with the protein MLRSASGVVGLAVAVALRVAVSWGSEWGETLVARSELATAMDRIELLREASFLLNTLQVDPKAVWASLSVHHSPLLLVLDRLISDPVRSACTWIAMDVTTGLVLAAVASRLAQNAGGRVKYLSPAAVAACYWMNPYAIACCAAKSMATLRVLLVALSVLFAVLGASLRLALVHTLSTLLFLNPLMLTPALVLLGADSYAEHGRWRATFGMRRADAWSEWMRRTLLRMAVFAATGLVGSAILSRDGSWTFVRSVYGSRLLFDDLAPSAGLAWYFFVQMFEHFHSFFVLVVNLHMWAYMVPVTIKYRSDPLFAVTILYGIQCLFQNYTSVGDTALFMALWSLSSTRLSDYLRYPMVTSLLFAYTTLLMPAFHYLWLYAGSANANFYYAINLVHAVGIGSLILDAGWAWGHERWEKERTPVAGKEGQRRTVVQR; encoded by the exons ATGCTCAGGAGCGCTAGCGGAGTCGTGGGCCTCGCGGtggccgtcgcgctgcgcgtggcCGTCTCGTGGGGAAGCGAGTGGGgcgagacgctcgtcgcacggtccgagctcgcgacggcgatggaccgcatcgagctgc TGCGCGAAGCGTCGTTTTTGCTCAACACACTCCAGGTGGACCCGAAAGCGGTGTGGGCCTCGCTGTCCGTGCACCACTCGCCGCTGCTCTTGGTGCTCGATAGGCTGATCAGCGACCCGGTGCGGTCGGCATGTACGTGGATCGCGATGGACGTCACGACCGGCCTTgtgctcgcggcggtcgcgtCGCGTCTCGCGCAGAACGCGGGGGGGCGCGTCAAGTACCTGTCGCCCGCAGCCGTTGCGGCTTG CTACTGGATGAATCCGTACGCGAttgcgtgctgcgccgccaaGTCGAtggcgacgctgcgtgtcTTGCTCGTAGCACTCTCTGTGCTCTTTGCGGTGCTCG gcgcgtcgctccgCCTCGCACTCGTGCATACACTGAGCACGCTCCTCTTTCTGAACCCGCTCATGCTTACGCCCGCGCtggtgctgctcggcgcggatTCCTATGCCGAGCACGGGCGCTGGCGAGCGACGTTtggcatgcgccgcgccgatgcgTGGAGCGAGTGGATGCGCCGCACACTCTTGCGCATGGCCGTGTTTGCGGCCAccggcctcgtcggctCGGCGATCCTCTCGCGCGACGGCAGCTGGACGTTTGTGCGGAGCGTTTACGGCAGCCGCCTCCTTTtcgacgacctcgcgccgtcggcgggcCTAGCGTGGTACTTTTTCGTGCAAATGTTTGAGCACTTTCACTCGTTCTTTGTGCTTGTGGTCAACCTGCACATGTGGGCATATATGGTCCCTGTCACGATCAAGTACAGGAGCGATCCTTTGTTTGCGGTCACGATCCTGTACGGCATCCAATGCCTGTTTCAAAACTACACGTCGGTCGGCGATACGGCGCTCTTTATGGCGCTCTGGAGCCTGTCGTCGACACGCCTCTCGGACT ACCTCCGCTATCCCATGGTCACGAGCTTGCTGTTTGCCTACACGACGCTCCTCATGCCTGCATTCCACTACCTGTGGCTCTATGCGGGCTCGGCCAATGCCAATTTCTACTACGCCATCAACCTCGTGCACGCAGTCGGCATCGGCAGCCTGATCCTCGACGCAGGCTGGGCTTGGGGGCACGAGCGCTGGGAAaaggagcgcacgccggtcGCCGGCAAAGAGGGCCAGCGGCGTACCGTAGTCCAGCGCTAG